The region ATGCCGTTGTCCGGCACGCCGAGCTCGGTGATCTCGGCGTCTTCTACCTTCGTTGACAGCCACCCGCGTAGCTGCTCCCGCAACTCGTCGTGATCCCGTGTCGTGCGTGTGATTTCCGGGGTTTCGCCCTGTTCCACTTGCTGCCTCACTGTCCGTTCTCGTGCCATTGCGCCACGGCTCGCATAGGCGCCAGCGCGCAGCAGGCTACAGCCGTACTAGCGTCCGCGTTGGCGGCCGACGGGGTGTCGGCCCACGATGACGTCCTTGCGGACACAGGGGGACCCATGAGCGGCCAGATTCCGCTTGTCGACTACCTGGTGTTGGGCGATGAGCCCCACCTCGAGGCATCCGAGTGCACCAGCTGTGGAGCGCGCTACTTCGATCGACGCAACGCGTGTGCGAGCTGCGGTGCGGCCGGCGAGGACCAGTTCCGCAGTGTGGCCGTGCCCAACGAGGGTCAACTGAAGGCCTTCACGATCGTGTCGTTCGCCGCTCCGGGGGTTCCCGTGCCGTTCGTGGCCGGGGTGATCGACTGCGCAGGCACGTCGGTGCGAGGAAATGTGGTCAACGTGGAGCCCGACGCCGACCACGTCCGTCTCGGTATGAAGGTGCGCCTCACCACGTTCGCCATCGGCGAGGACGGCGAGGGCACCGAAGCGATCGGGTACGGCTACGAGCCGATGGAGGCAGCATGAGTGAGGACATCTGGATCCTCGGGATCCACATGACGAAGTTCGGCAAGCGCCCTGAGTCCGATGTGGTCGACCTCGCGGCCGAGGCGGCGCTCGGTGCGCTGTCCGACGGCGGGGTCACCATGGGCGAGATGGGGGTGTTGGCCGCCGGCAACCTCATGGGTGCCGCCACGGGGGTGGGCCAGATGCTCCAGAAGCAGATCGGCCAGACCGGCATCCCGGTGTACAACGTGGCCAATGCGTGCGCCACGGGTGCCACGGCGCTGCGTACCGCGATCATGGCGGTGCGCGCCGGTGAGTGCGACATGGGCCTTGCCGTCGGTGTCGAGAAGCTCGCGGGAGCAGGACTGCTCTCCGGTGGATCGCGCAAGAAGGACTCCGACACGTGGGAGCCCAGTGGCCGTTACGGTGCAGTGGCACCGCTCGACGGCCGTGTCGGCACCGAGACCATGCCCGGCGTGTTCGCCCAGATCGGCATGGAGTACGGCCACACCTACGGGGGCACCGACTTCGAGCTCTTCGCCCGCATCAGCGAGAAGAACCACATGCATTCCACGCTCAACCCGCTGGCGGCGTACACCAAGGCGATGAGCCTCGAGCAGATCATGGGCGACGTGATGATCGCCTACCCCAACACGCGGCCGATGTGTTCGGCCAACTGCGACGGTGCTGCTGCTGCGGTGGTCGTGAGCGACTCGAAGCTGAAGACGATGTCGCTGGAGCAGCAGCGCCGCGCGGTCAAGGTGGCTGCCTCAGTTCTCACCACGGATCCGTGGGAGGAGGCGTGCCAGATCCTGCCGGACGTCAACACGCTCACCCGCAACGCCGCCACCCAGGCCTACGAGCAGGCCGGGGTAGGTCCCGATGACCTCGACCTGGTGGAACTCCACGACTGCTTCGCCACAGCGGAGTTGGTGCACTACGACAACCTGATGCTCTGCGAGCAGGGCGGTGCGGTCGACTTCTTCGAGTCGGGCGCACCGTTCCGGGACGGCCCGAAGCCGGTCAACGTGTCGGGAGGCCTGGAGTCGAAGGGCCATCCCATCGGGGCGACGGGCATCGCCAACATCTGGGAGGTCTGCCACCACCTGCGCGGTGAGGCCGGGGACCGCCAGATCGACGGCGCCCAGGTCGGCCTGGCACATGTGATCGGGCTCGGGTCGGCGTGCGGAGTGCACATCCTGGAGAAGGCCGCCGCCTGACCGAGACCGGGCCCGCTGACGCGGGTATAGGACGACGGACTGCGAGCGCAGGTCAAGGCACTCATCGGCCCGCGCCCGACCGCGCGCGTGATGGTGCGGTGTCAGTCGCAGCGCGTGAGGCGCACGCTGGTCACCGTCGGCATCTCCACGAGCGCCCCGCTGTGAAGCGCCCCCCAGGCCGACAGCGCATTGGCCACATCGACGGCCGCACCGTTGGAGTCCCACTCGGTGTCCAAGCGGATGCAGGGCGACCCTGTCGACTCCCACGTGGTGTAGGTGCCGCCGGCCCAACCTGCTGTGAGCGGGTCGAGGGCGTCGAGCACGATTCCCTCGCGCAGCACCAGGCTGAGCAGGAACGGTCCGAACGGGCCGCTGCGCACGGTTGCGGCCCCACCGTCGGTGGGTGGTGCCGCAACGGCCACCTCGGCCTCGTCGGCCAGGTACTTGGAGGTGTCGAAGCCCTGTTCGGTGTTGGCCGGGTAGCGAGTGAGCGTCTGGTCGGGGCCGGCCGGGTTGCCCAGCGCCGCAACCACCTCGTTCTGGAACTGGCCGCCGCGCAGGTAGGGCGCCGTGGTGAGGGTGAGCAGCGTGATGGGCACGGTGAGCAGGTCCGGGTCGCCGCCGGCATTGAGCTGTTCCTGCAGGCTCTGGGCCTGCTCGAGCGGGCTCATGGAGCCGTAGTACGCCGCGCGTACCCGCTCTGCACTGCCTTCGATCGCGATGAGCTTCGAGATGTAGTCGGCGTCGAGCAATCCGTTTCTGCTCAGCCCGGACAGGTCGTGGATCTGGTCGTCGAGGGCGTGGACCAACTCGTGAGCGATGACCTCGCGCCGGTAGGGCGTGAGCGAGGTGCCGCGCACCTTGAGCACGTCGGAGTCGGGGTCATAGAAGCCGACCACGCCTCCGCCGTAGGCCTTGCGGAACTCCGTGATGAGGTCCTGGGAGCCATCCATCCAGTCCAGTGCCTTGAACGCAGCCTCATCGGGAGCGATGGACGCCTCTTCGAGTGCGAGGTTGGCCAGCACCTCGGCTTCGAACGCGACCGGGTCCACGAATTCGACCACCGGGTCGGCCACGAACTGGTGGCCGCGCACTGCCTCGACAAAGGAGATCAGGGCGTTGACCTGTTGCTCCGGCGTCTGTGTCGGCGTGGTTGTGCACGCGCCGGCGAGGATTGCAACGGCCGCGCCGATCGCCCAGAGTCCGCGGATGGTGAGTCGTCGCATCGAATCCCCCTCGAGTGGCCACCTGCCGTTGGGCCGGTCACCAGACGGTAGCTGGTGTGAGGTCCCCGGGCCGATGAGTCACCAGGTGCCGGCTCCTGCCCCCGGCACAGGACTGACCTCGCCCTGCGTCGTGGGCGCGCACCCTGGGGCAGTACCCGCATCGGTCCGGCCACCCGCTACCTTTGGCGCTGCGACGAACGCCCCCTCATTCCGGAGAAGAGATGAAACGCCTGTTCGCCATACTCACCGCCGCGCTGCTGATCGCGTCCGCATGCTCGAGTGACGATTCCGAGACGAAGGAATCCGACGACAAGTCGACCACGACGACCCTGCCCGACGTCGAGGGTGCCTTCTCGGCGTTCTGTGAGTCGGCCACCACGCTGGTCGACGACCTCGAGGAGTACACCGGGCTCTTCTCACAGGGTTCGACCAGCCTGACCGTTGGCCAGGTCAAGGCCGGTAGCGAGGACCTCAAGGCGGCCCGTGGGCAGGTGGAGCAGGATGCCACCGCGCTGCAGGACTCCATCGATGACTTCAACTCCATCCAGGAGCAGAACGCGAAGGACCAGGAGGAGCAGACGGGCACGACGTCGACCACCGTGGTCGAGCTGCCGGTGGACGACGCAACCATCGAGCGGGTCGTGCAGGCCGAAAACGACTTCGACGACGCCGTCACCGGCATCGACGACGACACGCCGCTGAGCGAGGCCGAGGTCGAGTTCCAGTCTGCCGCCTATGCACTGCAGGTGTCATGGTCGGTGCTGCTGTCCGAGGCCGGTTGCCTCGATGAGGACCAGCAGACCCTCGACCAGATCCGCCAGTACACGGCGGGTCTGCAGACGGACCTGCAGACGCTGGGTTACTACAACGGCAAGGTCGACGGCATCTACGGCCCGGAGACGGTGGAC is a window of Actinomycetes bacterium DNA encoding:
- a CDS encoding thiolase family protein — its product is MSEDIWILGIHMTKFGKRPESDVVDLAAEAALGALSDGGVTMGEMGVLAAGNLMGAATGVGQMLQKQIGQTGIPVYNVANACATGATALRTAIMAVRAGECDMGLAVGVEKLAGAGLLSGGSRKKDSDTWEPSGRYGAVAPLDGRVGTETMPGVFAQIGMEYGHTYGGTDFELFARISEKNHMHSTLNPLAAYTKAMSLEQIMGDVMIAYPNTRPMCSANCDGAAAAVVVSDSKLKTMSLEQQRRAVKVAASVLTTDPWEEACQILPDVNTLTRNAATQAYEQAGVGPDDLDLVELHDCFATAELVHYDNLMLCEQGGAVDFFESGAPFRDGPKPVNVSGGLESKGHPIGATGIANIWEVCHHLRGEAGDRQIDGAQVGLAHVIGLGSACGVHILEKAAA
- a CDS encoding peptidoglycan-binding protein is translated as MKRLFAILTAALLIASACSSDDSETKESDDKSTTTTLPDVEGAFSAFCESATTLVDDLEEYTGLFSQGSTSLTVGQVKAGSEDLKAARGQVEQDATALQDSIDDFNSIQEQNAKDQEEQTGTTSTTVVELPVDDATIERVVQAENDFDDAVTGIDDDTPLSEAEVEFQSAAYALQVSWSVLLSEAGCLDEDQQTLDQIRQYTAGLQTDLQTLGYYNGKVDGIYGPETVDAMQAFQAEVGLPQTGLPDPATQKALNEKLAAQKAVNVSALQGLLAGLGLYDGPIDGIYNDQLTEAVKELQAQLGVPQTGVMDPATWEAYANRRAGLEELLRQAEANATSTTTEAPTTEAPTTAAPTTEAPETTTTAAP